Proteins from a single region of Chaetodon trifascialis isolate fChaTrf1 chromosome 10, fChaTrf1.hap1, whole genome shotgun sequence:
- the LOC139337886 gene encoding uncharacterized protein, whose product MDGVQVENAGVGDIGENAEERYRTLAYDTALSILLAVVVYSVLKVSLDSIRQWRARISVLIVGSGPVGLTAALVAVRSGKVLKLTVLDERYRTALLCRPQQIALDPRSVKFLLGLGVDFDNMEGCWHNEHFFTRIGVFQEYLLSILEQKKQKVDIKVQLGTKFTEEYLRRIPHNDSPRVIVVADGSCGDSCSVLGISSDYTVESCHAYGANATMERLEQRQVPTPEIRAHSLYFDLSAYGVEALREHRNPSTKPGFHLKIYGTFRNRYMALVCPASDTKMVRFLRHTANSSIMKNIFHQSFNAYKTDIEPRLNDLTLHHMQFSRRLFEIQLSHRRISAAYIEGDNVAVTVEGEAARVLNFDTGCGVNLGMRGLESMGTFIYRTATAVDQNDILEALSAKMQHSRQVAETFKQTGLAESMYE is encoded by the exons ATGGACGGGGTGCAGGTAGAAAATGCTGGAGTTGGCGACATCGGGGAGAACGCGGAGGAGAGGTACCGCACTCTCGCCTATGACACTGCCCTGAGCATTTTATTGGCAGTGGTCGTGTACTCGGTGTTGAAAGTGAGCCTGGACAGCATCAGGCAGTGGCGGGCCAGGATCTCGGTGCTCATCGTGGGTTCGGGACCCGTGGGGCTGACGGCCGCGCTGGTCGCTGTCCGCTCCGGTAAGGTGCTGAAGCTGACCGTGCTGGATGAGAGGTACCGGACTGCCCTGCTCTGCCGGCCCCAGCAGATCGCCCTGGATCCCCGCAGCGTGAAGTTTCTGCTGGGACTCGGAGTGGACTTTGATAACATGGAGGGCTGCTGGCACAACGAGCATTTCTTCACCAGGATAGGCGTGTTTCAGGAGTACCTGCTGAGCATCCTGgagcagaagaaacagaaggtgGACATCAAGGTGCAGCTGGGGACCAAG TTTACAGAGGAGTACCTGCGGCGGATCCCACACAATGACTCGCCGCGTGTGATCGTGGTGGCTGATGGGTCGTGTGGCGACTCCTGCTCGGTGCTTGGCATCAGCTCTGACTATACCGTGGAGTCCTGCCATGCCTATGGAGCCAATGCAACTATGGAGAGACTAGAACAGAGACag GTACCCACTCCTGAGATCCGCGCCCACAGCCTCTACTTCGACCTGTCCGCTTACGGAGTGGAGGCCCTCCGAGAGCACCGAAATCCCTCCACCAAGCCCGGCTTCCACCTGAAGATCTATGGCACCTTCAGAAACCGCTACATGGCCCTTGTCTGCCCCGCCTCTGACACCAAGATGGTTCGCTTCCTCAGGCACACCGCCAACTCCTCT ATCATGAAGAACATTTTCCACCAGTCCTTTAATGCCTATAAGACAGACATAGAGCCTCGTCTCAATGACTTGACGCTGCACCACATGCAGTTCAGCCGCCGTCTCTTTGAGATTCAGTTATCGCACAGACGCATCAGTGCAGCCTACATAGAGGGGGACAATGTGGCGGTCACTGTGGAGGGGGAGGCAGCACGCGTCCTCAACTTCGACACAG GTTGCGGGGTGAATCTAGGCATGCGGGGTCTTGAGTCAATGGGGACGTTCATTTACCGCACTGCCACCGCTGTGGACCAGAATGATATTCTAGAGGCGCTGTCGGCTAAGATGCAGCACTCCAGACAGGTGGCTGAGACCTTCAAGCAGACAGGCCTGGCTGAATCAATGTATGAATGA